The Vicingaceae bacterium genome has a segment encoding these proteins:
- a CDS encoding aspartokinase: MIVMKFGGTSVGSAARMKHVADLVQKYPSPRIVVLSAMSGTTDSLVKIADYLKANNTEGAIDVWNQLREKYQNEINQLYASDLTKKQVWQSLSEIFDAIRQYFHWPSITVKEEKFIVAGGELMSTLMFYHYLNEINHPAALLPALDFMKIDENGEPDYTYIREKLNEKLNLHKDIPTYVTQGFICRNPYGDIDNLKRGGSDYTASIIGSVVQASEVQIWTDIDGIHNNDPRYVKNTRPIHYISFDEAAELAYFGAKILHPSSVLPAKYAGIPVRLKNTLDPEAFGTIISNQSDHSGHKAVAAKDGITAIKIKSGRMLLAYGFLRKVFEIFELYKTPIDVITTSEVAVSLTIDDQRYLDEIVADLKKLGTVEVDHDLSIICIVGNYSEESKGYAAEVFDALKEIPIRMISYGGSKYNITVVVKSSHKESALKLLQQKLFEKNELAGDLK; the protein is encoded by the coding sequence ATGATAGTCATGAAGTTTGGTGGCACTTCCGTTGGGAGTGCCGCGAGGATGAAACATGTCGCTGATTTAGTCCAAAAATATCCCTCACCAAGAATTGTTGTGCTTTCGGCAATGTCCGGCACAACTGACTCTCTTGTCAAAATTGCAGATTATCTTAAAGCCAATAACACAGAAGGAGCCATTGATGTTTGGAATCAATTACGTGAAAAATATCAAAATGAAATTAATCAACTTTATGCATCAGATTTGACCAAAAAACAAGTATGGCAATCATTATCGGAAATTTTTGACGCCATTCGTCAATATTTTCATTGGCCTTCTATTACTGTAAAGGAAGAAAAATTTATCGTAGCCGGTGGAGAGTTGATGTCTACTCTCATGTTTTATCATTATTTAAATGAAATCAATCATCCGGCAGCATTATTACCGGCTTTGGATTTTATGAAAATTGACGAAAATGGAGAACCGGATTATACTTATATCCGTGAGAAATTAAATGAAAAATTAAATTTACACAAAGACATACCTACCTACGTTACCCAAGGTTTTATCTGTCGCAATCCATACGGGGACATCGATAACCTCAAAAGGGGAGGGAGTGATTACACCGCATCTATCATCGGATCGGTGGTTCAAGCATCGGAAGTGCAAATCTGGACAGATATTGACGGCATACATAATAACGATCCAAGGTATGTCAAAAATACCCGTCCGATACATTATATTTCCTTCGATGAAGCCGCTGAGTTGGCATACTTTGGGGCTAAAATTTTACATCCAAGCAGTGTGTTACCTGCCAAATATGCCGGCATACCCGTAAGGTTAAAGAATACGCTTGACCCGGAGGCATTTGGAACGATCATCAGTAATCAAAGCGATCATTCCGGCCATAAAGCTGTTGCCGCAAAGGATGGAATTACGGCTATTAAAATCAAATCGGGCAGGATGCTGTTGGCATATGGATTTTTGAGAAAGGTTTTTGAAATTTTTGAGCTGTATAAAACGCCCATCGATGTCATTACCACATCAGAAGTAGCAGTTTCGTTAACTATCGATGATCAAAGATATTTGGACGAGATCGTTGCGGATCTCAAAAAATTGGGCACTGTTGAAGTGGATCATGATTTGTCTATAATATGTATTGTAGGAAATTACAGTGAAGAATCCAAAGGTTATGCCGCCGAAGTGTTTGATGCCTTAAAAGAGATTCCCATCAGGATGATATCTTATGGGGGCAGCAAATATAATATCACAGTGGTAGTTAAATCATCACACAAAGAAAGTGCATTAAAATTGCTTCAACAAAAACTTTTTGAAAAAAATGAATTGGCCGGAGATCTCAAATAA
- a CDS encoding aminopeptidase produces MKIYRFILIALSLYANAIQSQDTLRNTKGSEYLFTFKKKIEHLPVEDQCQTGTCWSFSALSFFESEVKRLGKKPVNLSEMYVVRKAYPDKAQQFLRMYGKFNFGPGGAFHDIPYVIKKYGIVPQEIYSGLNYGTEKHIHSELDQVLEAMVKALASNPNHHLSDAWRPAIEAVLDAYLGKDPVDFTYNGKQYTPKSFAKELGLNMDDYVSLTSFTHHPFYRQMIIEVPDNWLMGTSYNLPLDELIQTMKHAILNGYTFAWAADVSEKGFSFKNGLAIVPEDESTIQVKGRDSHLFNNAGAEKKSNAFLQPVKEKTITQEMRQKAFDNLTTTDDHGMHVVGLATDQNGKEYFFVKNSWGESNDLKGYFFASEAYVRYKTINIFLHKDAIPKEIRKKLNIQ; encoded by the coding sequence ATGAAAATTTACAGATTTATTCTGATAGCATTGAGTTTATATGCCAATGCAATTCAATCACAAGATACTTTAAGAAACACCAAAGGGAGCGAATATTTGTTTACTTTTAAAAAGAAGATTGAACATTTGCCGGTTGAAGATCAATGTCAAACAGGCACCTGTTGGAGCTTTTCTGCCCTTTCTTTTTTTGAATCTGAAGTAAAAAGATTGGGAAAAAAGCCGGTGAATCTTTCGGAAATGTATGTAGTGCGAAAGGCCTATCCCGACAAAGCCCAACAATTTTTAAGAATGTATGGAAAATTCAATTTTGGACCCGGAGGTGCCTTTCATGATATACCCTATGTAATAAAAAAATATGGTATTGTTCCTCAAGAAATATATTCCGGATTGAATTATGGAACAGAGAAACATATCCATTCAGAACTCGATCAAGTGCTTGAAGCCATGGTAAAAGCACTTGCATCAAATCCTAACCATCATCTTAGTGATGCTTGGCGACCGGCCATTGAAGCCGTTTTGGATGCTTATCTTGGCAAAGATCCGGTGGATTTTACATATAACGGAAAACAATATACACCAAAATCTTTTGCAAAGGAATTGGGTTTGAATATGGACGATTATGTTTCTTTGACATCGTTTACCCATCATCCTTTTTACCGACAAATGATTATAGAGGTGCCCGATAACTGGTTGATGGGGACTTCGTATAACTTGCCACTGGATGAATTAATACAGACCATGAAACATGCCATACTTAATGGTTATACTTTTGCGTGGGCGGCAGATGTCTCGGAGAAAGGATTTTCATTTAAAAATGGACTGGCCATTGTTCCCGAAGATGAATCTACCATACAGGTAAAAGGCCGCGACAGTCATTTATTTAATAATGCCGGAGCTGAAAAGAAATCAAATGCATTTTTACAACCTGTCAAAGAAAAAACGATAACACAAGAAATGAGGCAAAAAGCATTTGACAATCTTACAACCACCGATGACCATGGTATGCATGTGGTTGGATTGGCCACCGATCAAAACGGTAAAGAATATTTTTTTGTGAAAAACTCTTGGGGCGAATCAAATGATTTGAAAGGATATTTCTTTGCTTCTGAAGCATATGTCAGATATAAAACCATAAACATTTTTTTACATAAAGATGCTATACCAAAAGAAATTAGAAAAAAACTCAACATTCAATAG
- the lysA gene encoding diaminopimelate decarboxylase, which translates to MNWPEISNKIREIDTPFYLYDTKGLDNHVKEMLRVLPDNFHVHYALKANNNPLVTKVIFENGLGADCVSWGELQLAYNHQIDPKKIVLAGVGKTDKEIIWGIQHQILSFNVESVHELKVIDSIAGSLSKPAHICIRLNPNIDAKTHKYITTGLEENKFGILWRDLPEVVDILRNSNYLKFMGVHFHIGSQITDWFPFERLCVKANESLQYFRERNLEPKMLNVGGGLGIDYHHPESTKVDFQKYFGIFEKFLEIPDNFPVHFELGRSITANFGYLITRVLYIKKGFKTTFVIVDAGMTDLLRPSLYQAFHKIQNISSSSTKKQTYDIVGPICESSDTFLKNYELPETSRNDYLVIFSAGAYGEVMSSNYNMREKPSSVDLQQLLTSVKN; encoded by the coding sequence ATGAATTGGCCGGAGATCTCAAATAAAATTCGAGAAATAGATACACCATTTTATCTTTATGACACTAAGGGGCTGGATAATCATGTCAAGGAAATGCTGCGAGTATTGCCTGACAATTTTCATGTGCATTATGCACTCAAAGCAAACAACAATCCATTGGTGACAAAAGTGATTTTTGAGAATGGACTGGGTGCCGATTGTGTGAGTTGGGGGGAGTTGCAACTTGCTTACAATCACCAAATTGATCCGAAAAAGATTGTTTTGGCAGGTGTGGGAAAGACAGATAAAGAAATTATTTGGGGAATTCAGCATCAAATTCTTTCATTTAACGTGGAATCGGTACATGAATTGAAAGTGATTGACTCTATTGCCGGCAGTTTATCCAAGCCCGCTCATATTTGCATCAGGTTGAATCCAAACATCGATGCGAAAACGCATAAGTACATAACCACAGGCCTTGAAGAAAATAAGTTTGGAATTTTATGGAGAGACCTGCCGGAAGTGGTTGATATTTTGCGTAATTCCAATTATTTGAAATTCATGGGGGTGCACTTTCACATAGGATCGCAAATAACCGATTGGTTTCCGTTCGAAAGGTTGTGTGTTAAAGCCAACGAATCACTTCAATACTTCAGGGAAAGAAATCTTGAACCAAAGATGTTAAACGTGGGAGGAGGATTAGGCATTGATTATCATCATCCTGAATCAACAAAAGTTGATTTTCAAAAATATTTCGGAATATTTGAAAAATTTCTTGAGATACCCGATAATTTTCCGGTGCATTTTGAATTAGGCAGATCCATTACGGCCAACTTTGGGTATTTGATCACCAGGGTATTGTATATTAAAAAAGGTTTTAAAACCACTTTTGTGATTGTTGATGCTGGAATGACAGATTTATTACGTCCGAGTTTGTATCAAGCTTTTCATAAAATTCAAAACATCTCATCTTCCTCAACTAAAAAACAAACATATGATATTGTTGGGCCCATCTGCGAGTCGTCCGATACCTTTCTTAAAAATTATGAATTACCCGAAACTTCAAGAAACGATTATTTGGTCATATTTTCGGCCGGCGCATATGGTGAAGTGATGTCGAGCAATTACAATATGCGTGAAAAGCCATCATCGGTTGACTTGCAGCAATTATTGACAAGTGTTAAAAATTAA